The Metallosphaera hakonensis JCM 8857 = DSM 7519 genome includes the window TACCGGTTTCATTGCAGGAGAAGGGAACTTCACAGCTTACGTTTACACAACCAATGGCCTACTCATGACTGTTCCACTTCATTTTAATGGAACCTATTGGAACGGAGAGTTTAAGGTATCCCCAGGCCAGCCAGCCAACATATGGTCAATAGTTGTTAATGGATCGTCCAATGGAGTACCTGGGATAGCACAAACTGACATTGACGTTGGGGATTCAGTGGTTATATCCCAGCCTGTTCCCTTCCCATACTCCACTCCTCTTCCTCCAAATGAACCGATCCCTATTCAAGTTCAAGTCACGGCTCCAAACGGTACACCTCTCGCTAACCAATCCGTTACGGCCTACTTGATCAAGAACCATAAACCAGTCCTAAATGTCACTCTATTACCGTCTGGATTTCAGGGGATCTATAACGGCCAATTCTCTCTCTTACCAAACATGCCCCAAGGGACCTATCTTCTCATAGTTAACACGACCGATGGTTCCACATATACTTACCTATATTTCGGAAACGCTGTCTATGGTACCGTATATCCAACCATTAATTCCGGTTATCCCGGATCGTCACTTGGAAGTAACGTTACCTTCTTCGCTGAAACGATTAGTAGCTTTGGCCTTGGTCTCTTCTCGTCCAACGTCACGGCATATATCTATCATGGAAAAGAGTTGGTGGGACAAGTCCCCCTCATATCTGCACCCGAGGCTGTACAATTTGGGATATTTAGCCTCTTTGGAGTAAAGGAGGCGAACTTTACCATTCCATACAATTTCACACCAGGAATATATCAGGTAGTCTACGAATCAGTAGTTAACACGTCCGTAGGTCTGGAATATGGTAACTACACTACATGGTTCTACGTTTCGCCGGCGCTGAACATCAATATCTCCTTACCTGGAAACCTGTACCAGGGACAAAATGTGTTTGCTAAGGTAAGGATAGAGTATCAGAACGGCACTCCAGTAACCCAAGGTATGTTCTCCCTGACTCTCATTCCTACAGGTACCTCCTATTCGTCTCTGATTGAGGAAGCCGACTATGAAATACCCTTGCAATACAACTCCAATTTGGGGGTTTGGATAGGTAATTTCACTGTCCCATCCTTCAACGGTAACGGTCAATTCAGGGGAAGTCAACCAGGAGTTATATCTGGTCCATGGACGGGTATTGTAGAGGGGACTTCAGCGCTGGGCAATCCAGTCTTTTCGACCCAAGAGCTCTACGTCAATCCACAGACCTATGTGGGAACCATGACTGTCAGTCAAGGGGTATCTTCACCTTACGTTGTGCTGGATGGGGAAACCTATTCTCTAAATCAAATTTATTCGCCCAATCTCACTGTTAGAGGAGTATCAGTGACGTTAACTGATGATTCGCTGGGCACACTTAACGTTATAGACTCCAGCGTAACGATTAGTTCCTCCGAGATAGGCCACGTTAATGCAGTGAATTCCACTGTTATCCTGACCAATTCCATGATAAGAGGTTCACAGATCGCCATGAATTTACTGAACTCTAACGTGACCCTAATATCTTCTATCTTGAACTCTTCCCAATACGCATTCAATATATCTGGCGGTAGTGTAGTGTTGAGGGGAACCACGATTATTTCTCCCATCCTTTCATCGACTCCGGCTCCGAGAGTTATTGCACTAACTGGTAATGTGACGTCAGGTTTTGAGATTCTGAACGTTACCTTATCACCCTACGCAAAGCCCTTGAGCCTATCCCTGAATGGCCAAGCCCAGAACTTCACCTACTCCAAGGAGAATAACACTCTAGTCCTCCACGTGCCCTTTAAGGCCTCCTCTCTTCCCTCAGGAACTTACGTCTTCCAGCTGACAGTCGAAAATGGACTAGAATATAACGTATCATTTGCAGTCAATAACCTTTACCAAGAGAGTGTACTTCATCAAGAAATCACTTTTCTGGAAGTCGCCGTTATAATTCTGTTCGTGGTTGCTGTAATTTTCCTGGTCCTGTTACTTAGGGTGAGA containing:
- a CDS encoding S53 family peptidase, whose translation is MKLGLILALMILFSPLMIGSLTSGTTYATYYGPEYQGALQGPLPSSSQVCVSVFIPPKNLNYLYLLVQEIGNHQIKPLNRSQLVSEFGNVKVEHEVESYLRSNGFTVVYSSPFSVMGVSNASQVEKLFRTSLFLYNFNGNVYYRPTSTPVIPSQLRDTIIMGLSNFTLIKPDLTVLGNLTSQGLRFGSPNYFGFQFSATYYTGREIQEAYNVTPGGKNVTVAVIDAYGDPELIQDLKAFDKQNGLPPINLTILPVGPYHPIFGPFSGWDTETALDVEAVHSMAPYAHVIAVIASNPGAALFEAVDLVVSEDLAQVVSMSWGLPENVIGASGFYAYFQGSTPNYPYLDYYFALGSAEGISFFAASGDNGAYGGTVTSHGGVNFPASSPFVTAVGGTSLYLNVTSGSLEDKNASSVYGYEAAWGVLPQYFEPGVTSVSSGGGPSTLFPAPWYQREYLNASTRETPDVSADANPYTGLVVFAEGVEQVIGGTSLATPLWAGVTADLDSQLNQSLGLVNPALYWIYSNSSLYGKAFHPIYVGTNGVYSAGKGYNMVTGLGSPNYPYLLNAIKTYLNHPTLKISVSTFSENTSYPWYAYNSSVKIVAYITNSTGFIAGEGNFTAYVYTTNGLLMTVPLHFNGTYWNGEFKVSPGQPANIWSIVVNGSSNGVPGIAQTDIDVGDSVVISQPVPFPYSTPLPPNEPIPIQVQVTAPNGTPLANQSVTAYLIKNHKPVLNVTLLPSGFQGIYNGQFSLLPNMPQGTYLLIVNTTDGSTYTYLYFGNAVYGTVYPTINSGYPGSSLGSNVTFFAETISSFGLGLFSSNVTAYIYHGKELVGQVPLISAPEAVQFGIFSLFGVKEANFTIPYNFTPGIYQVVYESVVNTSVGLEYGNYTTWFYVSPALNINISLPGNLYQGQNVFAKVRIEYQNGTPVTQGMFSLTLIPTGTSYSSLIEEADYEIPLQYNSNLGVWIGNFTVPSFNGNGQFRGSQPGVISGPWTGIVEGTSALGNPVFSTQELYVNPQTYVGTMTVSQGVSSPYVVLDGETYSLNQIYSPNLTVRGVSVTLTDDSLGTLNVIDSSVTISSSEIGHVNAVNSTVILTNSMIRGSQIAMNLLNSNVTLISSILNSSQYAFNISGGSVVLRGTTIISPILSSTPAPRVIALTGNVTSGFEILNVTLSPYAKPLSLSLNGQAQNFTYSKENNTLVLHVPFKASSLPSGTYVFQLTVENGLEYNVSFAVNNLYQESVLHQEITFLEVAVIILFVVAVIFLVLLLRVRK